A single window of Candidatus Stygibacter australis DNA harbors:
- a CDS encoding sugar transferase, protein MKKRDKETEKIISRFSEENLKHEKSSHIHKILFWQSFINFSYGLKRVLDFTLSLIAIILLSPLFLLTGVAIFLENPGPVIYSQQRVGKDGKPFYFYKFRSMVVGAEKLKDQLLPENESEGGVIFKMKHDPRITHVGHFIRRFSIDELPQFINVLKGEMSLVGPRPPLPKEVNQYTLEDRKRLHIKPGITCIWQVEGRSDIPFNKQVELDKQYIYSQSLWEDIKILLKTIPAVITGKGAY, encoded by the coding sequence ATGAAAAAAAGGGATAAGGAAACAGAAAAGATCATCAGCAGATTTTCGGAAGAGAACCTGAAGCATGAAAAATCTTCCCATATACACAAAATTCTTTTCTGGCAGTCCTTTATCAATTTCTCTTACGGTTTAAAAAGAGTTCTTGATTTCACACTCTCTTTAATTGCTATTATTTTACTTTCACCCTTATTTTTGTTAACTGGAGTTGCTATCTTTCTGGAAAATCCTGGTCCAGTGATTTATTCTCAGCAAAGAGTGGGTAAAGACGGAAAACCCTTTTATTTCTACAAATTTCGTTCCATGGTCGTGGGGGCAGAGAAATTAAAAGATCAATTACTTCCTGAAAATGAATCTGAAGGTGGCGTAATATTCAAAATGAAACATGATCCCCGCATTACCCATGTAGGGCATTTCATCAGGAGATTCAGTATTGATGAATTACCCCAGTTCATCAATGTACTAAAAGGTGAAATGAGTCTGGTTGGTCCCAGACCACCACTGCCCAAAGAAGTAAATCAATATACTCTGGAAGATAGAAAAAGACTACACATCAAACCTGGCATTACCTGTATCTGGCAGGTGGAAGGCAGAAGCGATATCCCCTTCAATAAACAGGTTGAACTCGATAAACAATACATCTATTCACAATCACTCTGGGAAGATATAAAAATTCTGCTTAAAACCATTCCCGCCGTTATCACGGGAAAAGGTGCCTATTAA
- a CDS encoding glycosyltransferase family 4 protein, giving the protein MNKIKILWINSRADFTGGCESYIYHTARQLSKTGYSNTLIYDVDGWTEPVFTNAFDAAFPRVVLSRQVKEIDPDIIYVHRLEGKEAIKDLISTGKPVVRFFHDHKLFCLREHKYKTISHRTCTKPSGIRCYPCLGFIGRGRGIFPVKISSLNKLRAEQNINKKLNGFVVASEYMKSHLIDHGFSTSKILVNPLYSWKHTENYDPADDNYLLFTGQLVRGKGIDILLKAMTLLEHDISLMIAGSGRQAEKFKKLAFKLGLEKKVTFLGFVEQQKLKNLYSNCTCVIMPSRVPETFGLSGLEAMSWSKPVIASNVGGISQWLTDGVNGYLVPSNQANKLAAKIDKLLSDRQKAARMGETGNEIYKEKFTAAEHLGSLQTYFKEFVKGSKL; this is encoded by the coding sequence ATGAATAAGATAAAAATATTGTGGATAAATTCTAGAGCAGATTTTACGGGAGGTTGTGAAAGCTATATCTATCATACTGCCCGTCAGCTTTCAAAAACAGGTTATTCCAATACTCTTATTTATGATGTTGATGGATGGACTGAACCTGTTTTTACAAACGCCTTTGATGCTGCATTTCCGCGTGTTGTGCTATCTAGACAGGTGAAGGAAATCGATCCCGATATTATCTATGTGCATCGTCTTGAAGGAAAAGAAGCAATAAAAGACTTGATTAGTACCGGTAAACCAGTGGTACGCTTCTTTCATGATCATAAATTATTCTGCTTGAGAGAACATAAATATAAAACTATCAGTCACAGAACCTGCACCAAACCAAGTGGTATAAGATGTTATCCCTGTCTGGGATTCATTGGCAGGGGCAGGGGAATATTCCCTGTAAAAATATCCAGCCTGAATAAGCTGCGTGCTGAGCAGAATATTAATAAAAAACTTAATGGCTTTGTGGTTGCTTCAGAATATATGAAATCGCATCTTATCGATCATGGCTTTAGCACCAGTAAGATACTCGTGAATCCGTTATATTCCTGGAAGCATACAGAAAACTATGATCCAGCAGATGATAACTATCTCCTATTTACAGGTCAACTTGTGCGGGGAAAAGGGATTGATATTTTATTGAAAGCAATGACTTTGTTAGAACATGATATTTCTCTTATGATCGCCGGCAGTGGCAGGCAGGCAGAAAAATTTAAGAAATTGGCTTTTAAACTGGGTTTGGAAAAAAAAGTTACCTTTTTAGGATTTGTCGAGCAGCAGAAATTAAAAAACCTGTACAGTAATTGCACATGCGTGATAATGCCCAGTAGAGTACCTGAGACCTTTGGATTATCAGGTTTGGAAGCTATGAGCTGGTCAAAACCGGTTATTGCCTCAAACGTGGGAGGGATCAGTCAATGGTTAACCGATGGAGTGAATGGCTATCTGGTTCCATCCAATCAGGCAAACAAACTGGCGGCAAAAATTGATAAACTCCTTTCTGATAGGCAGAAAGCTGCCAGAATGGGAGAAACGGGTAATGAAATTTATAAAGAAAAATTTACTGCTGCAGAGCACCTCGGATCTCTGCAGACATATTTTAAAGAATTTGTTAAAGGGAGCAAACTATGA
- a CDS encoding glycosyltransferase family 1 protein codes for MKNKSHSYRIFVSGMAYDEGKSGVSDYLNNVIKVLSQDHKIDLIILESDIDRFPVSSSNLNLIPISDKLKNPVRNMLWHLYTLPRKFDLKSYDFVFLPAANRRLIANLPVPAIVTFHDLSQFHIPAKYDALRMFYIKKVIPYFVKKVDKILAISKNTKEDLIKYYKLPPEAIEVNYNGYDSQRFVPTPKTSLKPLGIQKKYFLYIARIEHPGKNHLRLIKAYEDLPQDLRDRYDLVLPGKSWSGSEKIMEHLENSPDKERIHLTGFVDSEILPKLYQQCSLYIFPSLYEGFGIPLIEAMACGAPVVCSNTSSLPEIGGEAVALFDPYSVLSIRETIWRVISSDKMQKAMIENGYRQVKQFSWEKHARMIIKSFEEINSSAQKQE; via the coding sequence ATGAAAAATAAATCACACAGCTACCGTATCTTTGTCAGCGGAATGGCTTATGATGAAGGAAAATCCGGAGTTTCGGATTATCTGAATAATGTCATTAAGGTCCTTTCTCAAGATCATAAAATTGATCTGATCATTCTGGAAAGCGATATTGATAGATTCCCTGTTTCCAGCTCTAATCTTAATTTGATCCCTATCTCTGATAAATTAAAAAATCCGGTTCGTAACATGCTCTGGCATCTCTATACTCTTCCCCGGAAATTTGATCTGAAATCTTACGATTTTGTTTTTCTACCTGCTGCAAACCGTCGGCTTATTGCAAATTTACCAGTACCTGCAATAGTAACTTTTCATGATCTATCTCAATTCCATATTCCTGCTAAGTATGATGCTCTTCGCATGTTTTATATCAAAAAAGTGATCCCTTATTTTGTAAAGAAAGTAGATAAAATTCTGGCTATAAGTAAAAATACCAAAGAAGACCTTATCAAATATTATAAATTACCTCCTGAAGCAATTGAAGTTAATTATAATGGCTATGACAGTCAGCGCTTTGTACCGACTCCCAAAACAAGTCTCAAACCGTTGGGTATTCAAAAGAAATACTTCCTCTATATTGCCAGAATTGAGCACCCGGGCAAAAACCATCTAAGACTGATCAAGGCTTATGAAGACCTTCCCCAGGATTTAAGAGACAGATATGATCTAGTGCTTCCGGGAAAAAGCTGGTCAGGAAGTGAAAAGATAATGGAGCACCTCGAAAATTCTCCTGATAAAGAGCGTATTCATCTCACGGGATTTGTGGATAGTGAGATATTACCGAAATTATACCAGCAATGCAGCTTATACATTTTTCCCTCACTCTATGAAGGTTTTGGGATCCCACTCATTGAAGCTATGGCTTGCGGTGCACCGGTTGTGTGCTCAAACACATCTTCATTACCTGAAATTGGTGGTGAAGCAGTAGCCCTTTTTGATCCATATTCCGTATTATCGATCAGGGAAACTATATGGCGGGTAATAAGCAGCGATAAGATGCAAAAAGCCATGATAGAAAATGGCTACAGACAAGTAAAACAGTTCAGTTGGGAAAAGCATGCCCGGATGATCATCAAGTCATTTGAGGAAATAAATTCCAGTGCCCAAAAACAAGAATAA
- a CDS encoding glycosyltransferase family 4 protein has protein sequence MINSLQVIRRFAFCEWGGTETVVWNTSQELNRTGNPVEILATQALAQKHNEVRNEIPIRRFNYFYPYLNLTSIKKKTLDKKGGNPYSWCLYKYMRDKKDLDIIHCHTMNRIAASVRLAARKRKIPYLVSFHGGHFDVPAEEMKLMIEPYKNTFNYGKLIDLMIQKDRYLTDADAIICVGYNEYEITRNKYPEKLVYYLPNGVDIEKFKPLAENDFREKYQIAEDAKMILCLSRIDYQKNQAILIELIERLRGKEEKVYLVLLGPVTSETYYEKLKDLIKTYSLDKQVTIIPGLESDSKDLVKAYQAANVFILPSIHEPFGIVVLEAWASGLPVITSGVGGLKRLVQNERTGLVFDGSLDDLEKKYRQLVDNPGLMKELKQNALTEVKAEYSWTSVTAKLLDYYGEIIENFKY, from the coding sequence ATGATCAATAGTCTGCAGGTGATCAGGCGTTTTGCTTTTTGTGAATGGGGTGGTACGGAAACCGTGGTCTGGAATACTTCTCAGGAATTAAATCGGACAGGCAATCCCGTGGAAATATTAGCTACCCAGGCGCTAGCCCAGAAGCATAATGAGGTTAGAAATGAAATACCAATCCGCAGATTTAATTATTTTTATCCTTATTTGAACCTTACCAGTATTAAGAAAAAGACTCTTGATAAAAAAGGTGGAAATCCTTATTCCTGGTGTTTATATAAATATATGCGGGACAAGAAGGATCTGGATATTATCCACTGCCATACCATGAATAGAATAGCAGCCAGTGTGCGTCTGGCAGCACGGAAGAGAAAGATACCATATCTGGTTTCATTTCATGGAGGGCATTTTGACGTGCCGGCTGAGGAAATGAAGCTGATGATTGAGCCTTATAAAAATACTTTCAATTATGGGAAATTGATTGATCTGATGATCCAGAAGGACAGGTATCTCACTGATGCTGACGCTATCATTTGTGTGGGCTATAATGAATATGAGATCACCAGGAATAAATATCCTGAAAAACTTGTTTATTATCTGCCAAATGGCGTTGATATAGAAAAATTCAAACCCCTTGCCGAAAATGATTTTAGGGAGAAATACCAGATAGCTGAAGATGCTAAGATGATCCTCTGTCTTTCCAGAATTGACTATCAGAAAAATCAGGCTATTTTAATTGAGCTTATTGAACGTCTGCGTGGCAAAGAAGAAAAAGTCTATTTGGTATTATTGGGACCAGTAACTTCAGAAACTTATTATGAGAAACTCAAGGATTTGATCAAAACATATTCTTTGGATAAGCAGGTAACTATAATCCCCGGTCTTGAATCTGATTCAAAAGACCTTGTAAAAGCATATCAGGCAGCAAACGTGTTTATCCTGCCATCCATTCATGAGCCTTTTGGGATTGTAGTTTTGGAAGCCTGGGCAAGCGGATTGCCCGTTATCACTTCCGGTGTGGGAGGATTGAAGCGCCTTGTGCAGAATGAAAGAACAGGACTGGTATTTGATGGAAGTCTCGATGATCTGGAAAAGAAATATCGGCAGCTTGTAGATAATCCGGGATTAATGAAAGAATTGAAGCAAAATGCTTTGACTGAGGTGAAAGCAGAATATTCATGGACTTCAGTGACAGCGAAACTTTTGGATTATTATGGTGAAATCATAGAGAATTTCAAGTATTGA
- a CDS encoding polysaccharide deacetylase family protein yields MICLSGDLHHMTLGTGNQKHSDIPEIQIAEIYLKLLEEAGIKVTFFITGRSFAEEWHDLEPICRSSSVEIGGHNFNAFKPSFGHRVWNKFTGNYNGPYICQKRDAQKTIEIIQQKTGKKIAVWRNHMYMHGPNTEKVLADLGIRICSDGVKKNSNGLIAHPSGIYNFPLNIIPDHEHLIHAERTPQWIEWWQKRYNWSDDFGPDSYYVEEWTDIVLAGLKHNEANGVISNMIIHPITLYLSDKFHSFKDKLLPWLADHKTVFMSELLPMQDK; encoded by the coding sequence ATGATTTGTCTTAGTGGTGATCTCCATCATATGACGCTGGGAACCGGGAATCAGAAACACAGTGATATTCCTGAGATCCAGATAGCAGAAATTTATCTCAAACTGCTGGAAGAAGCAGGGATAAAGGTCACGTTTTTTATTACCGGCAGGTCATTTGCAGAAGAATGGCATGATCTTGAACCTATTTGCAGAAGCAGTTCCGTAGAGATTGGAGGTCATAATTTTAATGCCTTTAAACCCTCTTTTGGCCATCGTGTCTGGAATAAATTTACTGGTAATTATAATGGACCCTATATCTGTCAAAAGAGAGATGCTCAAAAAACTATTGAGATCATCCAGCAAAAAACTGGTAAAAAAATAGCGGTCTGGCGTAATCACATGTATATGCACGGGCCCAATACTGAAAAAGTATTAGCTGATTTAGGCATCAGGATATGTTCTGATGGGGTAAAAAAGAATTCCAATGGGTTGATCGCACATCCCAGCGGGATATATAATTTCCCCTTGAATATCATTCCTGATCATGAACATCTTATCCATGCAGAACGAACTCCCCAGTGGATTGAGTGGTGGCAAAAACGCTATAACTGGAGCGATGATTTTGGTCCCGATTCCTATTATGTCGAAGAATGGACAGACATTGTTCTGGCTGGATTGAAGCATAATGAGGCAAATGGAGTAATATCCAATATGATCATCCACCCCATTACACTTTATTTAAGTGATAAATTTCATTCCTTTAAAGATAAATTGCTGCCCTGGCTGGCAGATCATAAAACTGTATTTATGAGTGAATTGCTGCCCATGCAGGATAAATAA
- a CDS encoding WecB/TagA/CpsF family glycosyltransferase, producing MKKLATADKKPNQFAHNIRLPLFHIFHRLWHILFILPFLPFIWILHIILIFRFLFTGKPVFNTQECYGKKGNLIIIKYFNSNIGSNFALFYHVLSGKLNLIGYSLNTLREIGDSFIYDYAPGVINLWYIRSASRTAYEGIKETDKEFVSSLLLKAELYPGIISFLKLIKAEFLLMVRFLVAGTFRIFQKIKYLPGMMDPIFLFNTRLRNVSMQQTLNLIKSTINNSNDSNATSRRKIYFVNPDCFNKTFSPAESDYKVILAESNPDDWIFADGIGINIAVDMLGYPKNENVNGTDLLPRLVELAAANDFSFFLLGAKQGVADKMKENLISQYPNLQIKGTQHGYFNWDTQSADIVQKINDLQVDILLVAFGAPNQERWIEKWFPHLNCSLVIGVGGLFDFYSGRIKRAPRWLRDIGLEWGFRLLMEPRRMFKRYIIGNPLFLKRVRKIQKTAAWLIHRIIQTQKHQNLQIIDLNTLEMIRKRNTGLVDMFPLIADYCSSKQITVSLITENPTKSENCTQNLSRIFPRINFICGFPIDNNSFYLIIAERLDPEQINALKQTGISAICLIDKRFINEFININILE from the coding sequence TTGAAAAAATTAGCGACTGCTGATAAAAAACCCAATCAGTTTGCGCACAATATACGTTTACCACTTTTCCATATCTTTCACCGTTTATGGCATATTTTATTTATACTGCCTTTTTTGCCATTTATCTGGATACTGCATATAATTCTGATTTTCCGCTTTTTATTTACTGGTAAACCTGTGTTCAATACTCAGGAATGTTATGGTAAAAAGGGAAACTTGATCATCATAAAATATTTTAATTCAAATATCGGAAGCAATTTTGCTCTGTTTTATCATGTTCTCAGCGGAAAATTAAATCTTATTGGCTACAGTCTTAATACTTTAAGAGAAATTGGTGACTCCTTTATTTATGACTATGCCCCCGGGGTTATCAATCTCTGGTATATCCGATCTGCTTCTCGAACAGCCTATGAAGGTATTAAAGAAACAGATAAGGAATTCGTCAGTAGCCTATTGCTAAAAGCAGAACTTTATCCTGGCATTATCAGTTTCCTCAAACTTATCAAGGCAGAATTTCTGCTTATGGTCAGGTTTCTGGTTGCTGGTACATTCCGTATTTTTCAAAAAATTAAGTATTTGCCTGGTATGATGGATCCGATATTTCTTTTTAATACGAGACTGCGAAATGTTTCTATGCAGCAGACTCTGAACCTGATCAAATCCACAATCAATAACTCAAATGATAGCAACGCAACCTCCAGACGCAAAATATATTTTGTTAATCCTGACTGCTTCAATAAAACCTTTTCTCCTGCTGAATCAGATTATAAAGTCATCCTGGCTGAATCTAACCCTGATGACTGGATATTTGCTGATGGTATTGGTATAAATATCGCAGTGGATATGCTGGGTTACCCCAAAAATGAAAATGTAAATGGTACTGATCTACTTCCGCGGCTTGTTGAACTGGCTGCTGCAAATGATTTCTCTTTTTTCCTCTTAGGTGCAAAGCAGGGAGTTGCTGATAAAATGAAAGAAAATCTGATTAGCCAATATCCCAATCTGCAAATCAAAGGTACTCAGCATGGTTATTTTAATTGGGATACACAAAGTGCTGATATTGTTCAAAAGATAAATGATCTCCAGGTGGATATACTGCTGGTGGCTTTTGGTGCTCCGAACCAGGAGCGTTGGATAGAAAAATGGTTCCCTCATTTGAATTGCTCACTGGTAATTGGAGTTGGAGGTTTATTTGATTTTTATTCCGGCAGAATTAAAAGAGCTCCCCGCTGGCTGAGAGATATTGGTCTGGAATGGGGTTTCAGGCTACTAATGGAACCTCGCCGCATGTTTAAACGCTATATAATCGGGAATCCTCTCTTTCTGAAACGGGTAAGAAAAATCCAAAAAACTGCTGCCTGGCTGATTCACAGAATTATACAGACTCAAAAACACCAGAATCTGCAGATCATCGATCTTAATACTCTCGAAATGATCAGAAAAAGGAACACTGGTCTTGTGGATATGTTCCCGCTTATAGCAGATTATTGTTCCTCTAAGCAGATTACTGTATCTCTGATCACTGAAAATCCGACTAAGTCAGAAAACTGCACTCAAAACCTTTCACGCATCTTTCCCCGAATCAATTTTATTTGTGGTTTTCCTATAGATAATAATTCTTTCTATCTGATCATAGCAGAAAGACTTGATCCTGAACAGATAAATGCTCTCAAGCAAACTGGCATAAGTGCTATCTGCTTGATTGATAAACGCTTTATCAATGAATTCATTAATATTAATATCCTCGAATAA
- a CDS encoding glycosyltransferase family 4 protein: MKKILYIDIPFVGINDGGANRSKFIWNTLISQYEVDWLELIRTGIPEAKGLPGNMNDHYQIQAEIDRRAFHPVMIFRFSDKVKAKFIEIIKNNKYDLIFIRFASPAKLAKLAEPYCSAIVFDIDMLLSRLSHLSWKQAPVLKNRYYLIESTKQRWFEQKFFQRKYLFLFTNYLEKEMVQHRLKLEKADNFAVLPNVMETREALSSQKQDRILFFGTLTSAANADALKYISQDIYPLIEQELERRDLFLDIAGRGWHDRFKEYFANKGRLRYIGEVEDIQEEIANSLFIFLPLRIASGTRTRILEVANQYKAVITTPIGMEGFQLTGEEIIIEKDAEKLAEEFNLLLNNELLRESLGQKLHFKCRELYLDNNVSTTLKVMLENWWKKYHE; this comes from the coding sequence ATGAAAAAGATCTTATATATTGATATCCCTTTTGTGGGAATAAATGATGGAGGAGCAAACCGGAGTAAATTCATCTGGAATACTCTGATAAGTCAATATGAGGTAGACTGGCTGGAACTGATTCGAACCGGCATTCCAGAAGCTAAAGGCTTGCCTGGAAATATGAATGATCATTATCAGATTCAGGCTGAAATTGATCGTCGTGCATTTCACCCCGTGATGATCTTCCGTTTCTCTGATAAAGTAAAAGCAAAATTTATCGAAATCATTAAGAATAATAAATATGATCTGATATTTATCAGGTTTGCCTCTCCTGCAAAATTGGCTAAATTGGCAGAACCTTACTGCTCTGCAATTGTGTTTGATATTGATATGCTGCTGAGTCGACTTTCACATTTGTCCTGGAAGCAGGCTCCTGTTCTTAAAAACCGCTATTATCTGATAGAAAGCACCAAACAAAGGTGGTTTGAGCAGAAGTTCTTCCAGAGAAAATATCTATTCTTATTCACTAATTATCTGGAAAAAGAGATGGTACAGCATAGATTGAAACTGGAAAAGGCAGATAATTTTGCAGTATTGCCCAATGTGATGGAAACCAGAGAAGCATTATCCAGTCAGAAACAGGATCGGATATTATTTTTTGGCACTCTCACCTCAGCAGCCAATGCAGATGCTCTGAAATATATCAGTCAGGATATATACCCTTTGATAGAACAAGAACTTGAAAGAAGGGATCTTTTTCTGGATATTGCCGGAAGAGGTTGGCATGATCGCTTTAAGGAGTACTTTGCAAATAAAGGAAGATTGCGTTATATCGGTGAAGTTGAAGATATACAGGAGGAAATTGCCAATAGTCTTTTTATATTCCTGCCTCTAAGAATAGCCTCTGGAACCAGAACGCGAATATTGGAAGTGGCAAACCAGTATAAGGCAGTAATAACCACTCCTATTGGCATGGAGGGCTTCCAGTTAACTGGTGAAGAGATAATTATTGAAAAAGACGCAGAGAAACTGGCAGAAGAATTTAATTTACTGCTTAATAATGAATTACTTAGAGAAAGCCTGGGTCAGAAACTGCATTTTAAGTGCCGGGAACTGTACCTGGATAATAATGTCAGCACTACTTTGAAGGTAATGCTGGAAAACTGGTGGAAAAAGTATCATGAATAA
- a CDS encoding glycosyltransferase family A protein, with amino-acid sequence MPENQPQVTVIMRSKNSDWVIAQALAALYSQTFQDFELLVVDSGSTDRTLEIVNQFPCRLIQIESKAYYPGSVLNMAIEQAKADIIVFQNSDGVPLSLHTLQRLVDAFDDPSIDAALTRQIPRPEAFDWVRRDYNLSFPDAERTPEWIRLSLPMAAMRKSAWEKHHFYTDAWASEDTEWGEWAVKNGMQIKYVPDAIIMHSHNYTLKQIYGRKFVEGEADSFIYYRKPSIIGMISGMIRQTLRDLLYLLPKLNFRESMGSFPRSFIYNYAYYKGLKLGNLRQKTGSSDTSIGQSNVLSRYEK; translated from the coding sequence ATGCCAGAAAATCAACCACAAGTGACTGTTATAATGAGGAGCAAAAACTCAGACTGGGTGATCGCTCAGGCTTTGGCAGCTTTGTATTCTCAAACATTTCAGGATTTTGAATTGCTGGTGGTTGATTCCGGCTCGACGGATAGAACTCTGGAAATTGTTAACCAGTTTCCCTGCCGTCTTATCCAGATAGAATCCAAAGCATATTATCCCGGATCCGTACTTAATATGGCAATTGAACAAGCGAAAGCAGATATTATAGTATTTCAGAATTCAGATGGAGTTCCACTCAGTCTTCACACATTGCAGAGACTCGTAGATGCTTTTGATGACCCGTCCATTGACGCTGCTCTCACACGCCAAATTCCCAGACCAGAGGCTTTCGACTGGGTTCGTCGTGATTATAACCTTAGTTTTCCTGATGCTGAACGAACTCCAGAATGGATCAGGCTCTCATTACCTATGGCTGCTATGCGTAAGAGTGCCTGGGAGAAGCATCATTTTTATACTGATGCCTGGGCTTCAGAAGACACTGAATGGGGTGAATGGGCTGTAAAAAACGGTATGCAGATCAAATATGTGCCGGATGCTATTATTATGCATTCACATAACTATACACTCAAGCAAATCTATGGCAGAAAATTTGTGGAAGGGGAAGCAGACTCCTTTATATATTACCGAAAACCTTCTATAATCGGTATGATTTCCGGTATGATCAGGCAAACACTGCGAGATTTATTATATCTTTTACCAAAATTGAATTTTAGAGAATCCATGGGTTCCTTTCCCCGCAGTTTCATCTATAACTATGCTTATTATAAAGGACTGAAACTGGGCAATCTAAGGCAAAAAACTGGCAGTAGTGATACCAGTATTGGTCAAAGCAATGTGCTCTCGCGTTATGAAAAATAA